CGCGTACGCCGGCAACCCATTCTGCGAAGAAATCGAAGAAGCAGTAGTGGCACAGCACCCAATTGCTAGCATCAATTGGCGCACCCTGACGTTGCGGCAAAAGCTAGGGGAAGGCGCCTCGGGCGTCATCTATCAGGCCCAATGGCAGCCAGACGCTGCCCTCGCGAAGGAAGTAGCTGTGAAGCTGTTCAAAGGCGCCGTGACCAGCGACGGATTACCGCACAGCGAAATGGCTGCGTGTATCAGTGCTGGCAGCCATCCTAATCTGATTGCCGTCGAGGGGAAAATAACGGATCACCCAACCAACGCCGAAGGGCTCGTGCTCGACCTGATTGACCCATCGTTCCGGATCTTAGCCGGGCCACCTAGCTTTGCCAGCTGTACCCGCGACGTATATGACGACGGCACCGTTTTGGGCTTAGATGCGGTGCTACGTCTGGCACACGGCATTGCTTCCGCCGCGGCGCACCTACACGCTAGCGGCATCTTGCATGGCGATTTATATGCCCACAATATTCTGACTACTAGCGCCGGCAGCTGTTTGCTAGGTGACTTTGGCGCGGCTTGTTTCTTTGATTCTAGCTCAACGATGTCCACGCAGCTCCAGCGTTTAGAAGCTAGGGCATTTGCCTGTTTGTTGGAAGAACTCCTGGATCATTGTGAACCAACCGCTTCAGCGGCCTTCCACGCTTTATCAGCTTTGCAACGCCAGTGTGCCCAGCCGGAAGTAGCAGCGCGACCATTGTTCGCCGAGATTGAGCAAGTGCTACAGAAGCTTGTACTGGGAAGAAGATAATATGGGATGTTTGGCGCAACAAAGGGTTGATGCGCAAGCATGTTTTTGGAATCCTAGCATAATGAGGCACTTTGTCTCAAGTACAAGCTGTAATTATGGATAGTCAAACATATCCGTTGAGCTTGCTAAGATGGTTACTAGGTGTATTAACTTGAGTACTAGCGACTGAATTCAGTTGAACAAAGATGAGTTTATATTTATAACATTCATCTGTTTATCAATATTTTGTGTAAATTTGTAACTAATAATAGTAAAAAAATATAACTATTAATATTTTTATATTATAAATATACCTTAATTTGTCATAAGTAGGATTAGGTATTTGCTTAGTGACGTACTCACTTGTTCGAGAACTCATAACAGGTAAGAGCTGCTAGGCACACCAATAGCTTAAACTTTGCACTTTCGACTTAGAAGTTTGCATAGAATACAAGAAGAGTATTTGCTGAATCTATCTCTCTGCTAAACATCTTTGTCTTTCAATACTGCTCTATTCGACATTGGCTCATTAAGCCGATACACACCTAGTACATTTATGTTGCACCTGTTTCTCAAGCAAAAAAAATTACTCGTTCTTTGGTTATTTACTACAGCTTACGCTTCGACTTCATGTAGTTCTTACAAGAACATTCCTTATTTTAAGGATTTGAGCAAGACGAGTATAAGTGACGATAATATTCAAAATTACACTCCCATAACGATACAGCCTGAAGATATTTTAGGGGTTAATGTTAGTAGTTTAAATCAAGAGGCAGCTGCAGTATTTAATTATAATCTTAATCGCGTAAACGGAAACAACTACGATGTAGCTCCTGCGAATCCAGTTGTAGGCTATCGTGTTGATGCAATTGGGAATATACAGCTGCCTCTAATTGGTGAATTCAAAGTAGCCGGTTTTACCACAAGCGAAATACAACAAAAATTACGACAGAGGCTCGTGACTTATCTCAAAGAGCCTGTGGTAAATATTCGTTTGCTAAATTTCAAAGTGTCTATAATCGGTGATGTATTAAAACCGGATACCTACACTATTCAAAATGAAAGGATAACAATTTTAGAAGCACTTACTCTAGCTGGTGATCTGAATATAACTGCCTTGCGGACAAACGTCTTGCTTGTAAGGGAGCAAAATAATAAGCGGGAGTATATACCGATAGATCTTACTTCCAAGAAGCTTTTCGCCTCGCCTTACTATTACCTCAAAAACAATGATGTGATCTATGTGCAACCTGACAAAACCAAGTTTGCAACTGTAGACCGAGGGTATAGAACAGCTACTTTGGTGCTTTCGGGCTTATCTATCATTGCTATCGTGCTATCTAACTTGTATAGATAATAACATTACACTGATATGAGCCAACAGCAGTACATTGTTCGTTCGTCTTCTTCCGAAGGCGAAAACAAGTTGCCAGATTTAAAAAGCGCTTTTGCTGATTATTTGCCTTATTGGCCCTGGATTTTAGGAAGCCTTTTGGTGTTCGCTACTATAGCGATTGGTTATTTAAAGATTGTAAAACCTACGTATGAAATAAAGGCATCTATATTAGTTC
This Hymenobacter sp. GOD-10R DNA region includes the following protein-coding sequences:
- a CDS encoding leucine-rich repeat-containing protein kinase family protein — encoded protein: MHTLKQLRAGELAGIQRLDLSAGLTEFPTEIFDLADSLEILNLSGNALSSLPDDLGRLYKLRIIFCSDNQFVTLPEVLGRCTQLSMIGFKANQIRMVPAAALPPLLRWLILTDNQLTALPEELGACTHLQKLMLAGNQLTYLPASIAACTNLELLRIAANRFEALPEWLLSLPRLSWLAYAGNPFCEEIEEAVVAQHPIASINWRTLTLRQKLGEGASGVIYQAQWQPDAALAKEVAVKLFKGAVTSDGLPHSEMAACISAGSHPNLIAVEGKITDHPTNAEGLVLDLIDPSFRILAGPPSFASCTRDVYDDGTVLGLDAVLRLAHGIASAAAHLHASGILHGDLYAHNILTTSAGSCLLGDFGAACFFDSSSTMSTQLQRLEARAFACLLEELLDHCEPTASAAFHALSALQRQCAQPEVAARPLFAEIEQVLQKLVLGRR
- a CDS encoding polysaccharide biosynthesis/export family protein; this translates as MLHLFLKQKKLLVLWLFTTAYASTSCSSYKNIPYFKDLSKTSISDDNIQNYTPITIQPEDILGVNVSSLNQEAAAVFNYNLNRVNGNNYDVAPANPVVGYRVDAIGNIQLPLIGEFKVAGFTTSEIQQKLRQRLVTYLKEPVVNIRLLNFKVSIIGDVLKPDTYTIQNERITILEALTLAGDLNITALRTNVLLVREQNNKREYIPIDLTSKKLFASPYYYLKNNDVIYVQPDKTKFATVDRGYRTATLVLSGLSIIAIVLSNLYR